Genomic DNA from Pseudomonas fitomaticsae:
ATCTTAATTCCAGACCAACGTCGGGACCACCATAATGTCCATTTCTCCTATGCGTTTGCTCACGCTTGCTGTTATCGCATTTCACAGCAACAGCTTTGCGGCGGGCGGGCAAGAGCAGCAGCTCACTTTAATCCTCCGACAGCTCGATACCCTCGACACGTTAGTACGCAGGGCGCCACGTTTCGAAGCACCAGAATTAAATACACGTTATCGCTTTGACTACCCTCGCCTGACTCAGGATATCCAGCGCATTCGCGAAGGTGTGAAGGGCTATTTATCCCCTTCCCGTGCCCAACCTCGCGACCCCAGTGAACTGTTCGGCGATTACCGCCTCGATACCACGCCACAGAGTCCTCGCCATGAGCATGACTGACGCCCAGACCGCTGCCTTCCAAAACGCCTCCGGCTTTTCGGCGCAGAGCAGTTCGACGCTCTGGCTGTCCCTGGTTCTCGTCCTGACTTTGCTTTGGTGTGCCTGGGTGATTTGGATGGGTTACCGGGGTTGGGCAGCCGGCAGTGTGCGCTTTGGAGCCTTAGGCGGCAGCGCCACGCGTGTGCTGCTCGCTCTGCTCGTTCTGATGTTCTTCACCCTGTCCTAACCCAGGAGATCGCCATCATGCTCAAGTGCCTTTACCCCCTGAAAAACAATCTGCGTGACCGTGCCAGCCAGCGCTTGATCGGTCTGCTGCTGGTGCTTGGTCCGAGCCTAGCTTTCGCCGAGCTCCCCACTATGGAAGCCCCCTCTCGCGGCGAAGGGTCCGGATTGATCGAGACGATCAAAAACTATGCCTACGACGGAGGCATCCTGCTCGGTCTGCTGATCGCCTTACTCGCTTTCCTGGGGGTGGCCTGGCACTCATTGACCGTGTATGCCGACGTGCAAAACCAGCGCAAGACCTGGAAGGACTTGGGTGCAGTGGTCGGCATCGGTGCCTTGCTGGTGGTAATCATCATCTGGTTCCTGACCAAGGCCGCCGCGATTCTGTGAGGTCGACATGAACGACACTATCGAACGCCTTGCCGACGGCACCTTGGTCTTTCTCCCTGAGCGACTCAATCGTGATCCCGCCGTATTGCGAGGGTTGACCAATGATGAGATGTGGGTCGCGCTCGGTGCTGGCGCATTTACCGGCCTAGTGCTGGGTGTTCCTCTGGCGATAGCCACCTCCTCCATTGCCGTGGCTCCAACCAGCATGATCGCAGGCATGGCGATGGTGCTATTTGCCAGTGGCTCACTACTGCGTCGGGCCAAACGGGCTCGCCCCGAGACCTGGTTGTACCGCAAACTCGAATGGGTACTCGCCAGCCGTTGGCGCCTGGGGCGCGGAAGTTTGATTCTCCACTCCGGTACCTGGACGGTTCGCCGTTCGCGGCGACTGCGCCCTGCCCTGTCCCGGTGGCAGCCATGAGCCGCTTCAGGAACAAGGTCGATGCCCAACAGGCTCATATCTTCAGCCTGCGTCTGGCGGTAATGATCCTTGCCCTGGTCTGTGCCGGGCTCTGGTACGGCTGGCGCTCGGCACCGACCGATCTGACCGTGCATGTACCACCGGATCTGCGCTCAGGCAGCACGCGCAAGTGGTGGGATATCCCCTCAGAGAATGTCTATGCCTTTGCCATGTACATCTTTGGCCAACTCAACCGCTGGCCCTCGGATGGCGAGCAGGATTATCGCCGCGCCATCTATGGTTTGCAGTCCTACCTGACACCCTCCTGCAAGGCCTTCCTCGATGGCGACTACGAATACCGCAAGGCCGCCGGCGAACTCCGCCAGCGGGTGCGTGGCGTCTACGAAATTCTGGGCCGAGGCTACAGCGAAGATCCGGAACTCAGGGTCAAGCAGCTCGATCGCGACAGCTGGCTGGTCACGCTCGACCTCAACGCCGATGAGTATTACGCCGCCGAACCGGTGAAACGGGTGGTGGTGCGTTATCCATTACGCGTGGTGCGTTTTGATCTGGACCCCGAACGCAATAAATGGGGGCTGGCACTGGACTGTTATCAGGGCACGCCGCAAAAAATCGCTCTTCCTGGAGGTGAGCCATGACGCGGATTTCTACCCTGGGGCTCACCATCGCACTGATGCTATGGGGAGTTGCAGCGCAGGCCGTCGAGTTGATGCGCTGGGAACGCCTCCCTCTCGCGGTCCCGCTGGTGATCAATCAGGAACGAGTGGTCTTTATCGATGAGGATGTTCGAGCCGGGCTGCCCTCAACTCTGACAGGCAAACTGCGCGTGCAATCAACCGGTGGCACGCTGTACCTACGCGCGTCAGAAGCCATTGCACCTACCCGGTTACAACTGCAATCGGTCGCGACGGGCGAGATCATCCTCTTGGACATTGCAGCCACGCCTGGCGAGCAACCGCTGGAACCCGTGCGTATTATCAAGAATGCTCAGGGACAGCCTACCGAGGCTGAATCTGGCACCGTCCCTGTTCCAGAACGTACGCCAATCCCAGTCGCTTTGACGCGCTACGCCGCGCAAAGCCTGTATTCGCCGCTACGCACCGTGGAGTCCCTGCCCGGTGTGCGTCGCGTCCCGCTCATGCTGCGTACCGAACTGCCAACCCTGCTGCCAACCGAAAACGTGTCCAGCACACCCATCGCCGCCTGGCGACTCGGTGATTACTGGGTGACGGCCGTGAAGCTGCGCAATCGTGGTTCAGAGACGGTGCAACTCGACCCACGCCGACTTCAGGCCAAGCTGTTCGCCGCGACCTTCCAGCACGCTTTCCTCGGGCCTGTCGGCAGCGCTGAAGACACTACGATCGCCTACCTCCTCACTCGCGGTGCCGGCCTCGAACAAGCCATGCTGCTCCCGCCCATTGCGCGAGGTGCTGACGATGAAGGCTAACGCCTTGCTCAAATGGCTGGTACCGGCTGCGCTGCTGGCCGTGGTGTTGATCATCCTGAAAACCTGGGTCGCGGGTAGCAGCACGCCCTCTCCAGCAAACCCAGTTGATCAGGGTGACATTCAGTTATCCGCCGAGCAAGCCAAGTCGCTCGGTATTGCGGGCGA
This window encodes:
- a CDS encoding integrative conjugative element protein, RAQPRD family, whose amino-acid sequence is MSISPMRLLTLAVIAFHSNSFAAGGQEQQLTLILRQLDTLDTLVRRAPRFEAPELNTRYRFDYPRLTQDIQRIREGVKGYLSPSRAQPRDPSELFGDYRLDTTPQSPRHEHD
- a CDS encoding TIGR03758 family integrating conjugative element protein, producing the protein MSMTDAQTAAFQNASGFSAQSSSTLWLSLVLVLTLLWCAWVIWMGYRGWAAGSVRFGALGGSATRVLLALLVLMFFTLS
- a CDS encoding TIGR03745 family integrating conjugative element membrane protein, encoding MLKCLYPLKNNLRDRASQRLIGLLLVLGPSLAFAELPTMEAPSRGEGSGLIETIKNYAYDGGILLGLLIALLAFLGVAWHSLTVYADVQNQRKTWKDLGAVVGIGALLVVIIIWFLTKAAAIL
- a CDS encoding TIGR03750 family conjugal transfer protein; its protein translation is MNDTIERLADGTLVFLPERLNRDPAVLRGLTNDEMWVALGAGAFTGLVLGVPLAIATSSIAVAPTSMIAGMAMVLFASGSLLRRAKRARPETWLYRKLEWVLASRWRLGRGSLILHSGTWTVRRSRRLRPALSRWQP
- a CDS encoding PFL_4703 family integrating conjugative element protein; this encodes MSRFRNKVDAQQAHIFSLRLAVMILALVCAGLWYGWRSAPTDLTVHVPPDLRSGSTRKWWDIPSENVYAFAMYIFGQLNRWPSDGEQDYRRAIYGLQSYLTPSCKAFLDGDYEYRKAAGELRQRVRGVYEILGRGYSEDPELRVKQLDRDSWLVTLDLNADEYYAAEPVKRVVVRYPLRVVRFDLDPERNKWGLALDCYQGTPQKIALPGGEP
- a CDS encoding TIGR03749 family integrating conjugative element protein, which translates into the protein MTRISTLGLTIALMLWGVAAQAVELMRWERLPLAVPLVINQERVVFIDEDVRAGLPSTLTGKLRVQSTGGTLYLRASEAIAPTRLQLQSVATGEIILLDIAATPGEQPLEPVRIIKNAQGQPTEAESGTVPVPERTPIPVALTRYAAQSLYSPLRTVESLPGVRRVPLMLRTELPTLLPTENVSSTPIAAWRLGDYWVTAVKLRNRGSETVQLDPRRLQAKLFAATFQHAFLGPVGSAEDTTIAYLLTRGAGLEQAMLLPPIARGADDEG